A single window of Leptospiraceae bacterium DNA harbors:
- a CDS encoding HlyC/CorC family transporter, with translation MEIIVIIILILLNGIFSMSEISLVSSKKNRLESASKKGSKGAKIALELASSPNRFLSTVQIGITLIGILTGIFSGENITKNLEADIAQIQFFQNYAHPIAVSTVLVAITFFSLVFGELVPKRIGLTYPESIAKSISQPMKMISIATAPFIWLLIQTTELVLKLLRITPSTDNKVTEEEIKAIIREGTEDGEVQKIEQDILERVFYIGDRKVSSLMTHRSSMTFLESGFSKEQVRQTITEALHSIYPVYNKNPDTILGVVSLRSLFVNIDQENFNISSLLQEPIYITETTSAYKALEKFKKTNVHYALVTDEYGMLQGIVTLDNILKALVGNASEFNQNELKLEKREDGTWLVDGHYPLHDFLIYFELDDLVHNYEINTISGLILNELAHIPKEGEKLKWKNFELEILDMDGVKIDKVLIRAIS, from the coding sequence ATGGAAATAATTGTAATCATAATTCTAATTCTCTTGAATGGTATTTTTTCAATGTCAGAAATCTCGCTGGTTTCTTCCAAAAAGAACCGGCTTGAATCTGCATCTAAGAAGGGAAGTAAGGGTGCGAAGATTGCTCTAGAGCTAGCAAGTTCTCCTAATCGTTTTTTATCGACTGTTCAAATTGGAATTACTTTAATCGGAATACTGACTGGAATTTTCAGTGGTGAAAATATTACGAAAAATTTAGAAGCTGATATTGCGCAAATTCAATTTTTTCAAAACTACGCACACCCAATTGCAGTTAGCACTGTATTAGTTGCTATTACCTTTTTCTCTTTAGTATTCGGTGAGTTGGTTCCTAAAAGAATTGGATTAACCTATCCAGAAAGCATCGCCAAGAGTATTTCACAACCAATGAAGATGATTTCTATCGCCACAGCTCCTTTTATTTGGTTGTTGATTCAAACTACTGAATTAGTTTTAAAGCTACTTAGAATTACCCCCTCTACTGATAATAAAGTTACAGAAGAAGAGATAAAAGCTATTATCCGTGAAGGAACGGAGGATGGAGAAGTGCAGAAGATTGAGCAAGATATTCTTGAACGAGTTTTCTATATTGGTGATCGAAAGGTCAGCTCTCTAATGACCCATAGAAGTTCTATGACATTCTTGGAGTCAGGTTTTTCTAAAGAACAAGTAAGACAGACAATCACAGAAGCTCTTCATTCTATATATCCTGTTTATAACAAGAATCCAGACACTATTTTAGGCGTAGTAAGTTTAAGGAGCCTATTTGTAAATATTGACCAAGAGAATTTCAACATTTCATCTCTATTGCAAGAACCAATTTATATTACAGAGACAACCTCAGCCTATAAGGCACTGGAAAAATTTAAAAAGACAAATGTGCATTATGCGCTTGTTACTGATGAGTATGGAATGCTACAGGGTATTGTTACACTGGATAACATTCTAAAAGCCCTTGTCGGAAATGCTTCCGAGTTTAATCAAAATGAATTAAAGTTAGAAAAACGAGAGGATGGGACATGGTTGGTAGATGGTCATTATCCGCTACATGACTTCCTTATTTACTTTGAGTTAGATGACCTTGTTCATAATTATGAAATTAATACAATTAGTGGACTAATCTTAAATGAACTAGCCCATATTCCCAAAGAAGGTGAAAAGCTTAAATGGAAAAACTTCGAGCTTGAAATCCTTGATATGGATGGAGTCAAGATCGATAAGGTCTTAATTAGGGCAATATCATAA